One part of the Gammaproteobacteria bacterium genome encodes these proteins:
- a CDS encoding slipin family protein has protein sequence MEVFILFALVIVGFILLNTIRVIKQFERGVVLTFGRFWGIKAPGLRLLIPGVQTMVRIDLRTVVMDIPSQDVILRDNVSARVNAVLYFRVVDPEKAYLQVQNYYEATNQLAQTTLRSVLGQHELDDVLSERDKLNADIQKILDSQTDAWGIKVGIVEIKHIDIDESMIRAIAKQAEAERERRAKVIHAEGELQASAKLAEAAEVLSSSRGGITLRYLQTLNSISEENATTIVFPVDLLEKFAGIISGAKS, from the coding sequence ATGGAAGTTTTTATTTTATTTGCGTTAGTTATTGTGGGATTCATTTTATTAAACACTATTCGTGTCATCAAACAATTTGAGCGCGGCGTCGTTTTAACTTTTGGACGGTTCTGGGGAATAAAAGCGCCTGGGTTACGTTTATTAATCCCAGGCGTACAAACCATGGTACGCATCGATTTACGTACAGTGGTAATGGATATACCTAGCCAAGATGTGATTTTACGAGATAATGTCTCAGCGCGCGTTAATGCCGTTTTGTATTTTCGTGTAGTTGATCCAGAAAAAGCCTATTTGCAAGTACAAAATTATTACGAAGCCACCAACCAATTAGCACAAACAACTTTACGATCGGTGCTAGGCCAGCATGAACTTGATGATGTTTTATCCGAACGTGACAAACTCAATGCGGATATTCAAAAAATACTAGATTCACAAACTGATGCCTGGGGCATTAAAGTCGGCATTGTAGAAATTAAACACATCGACATTGATGAAAGTATGATACGTGCGATTGCAAAACAAGCTGAAGCTGAACGTGAACGCCGTGCGAAAGTGATTCATGCTGAAGGTGAATTACAAGCCTCCGCCAAATTAGCTGAAGCTGCTGAGGTTTTATCCAGCAGCCGTGGCGGTATAACACTTCGATACTTGCAAACTTTAAATAGCATCTCCGAAGAAAATGCCACAACAATTGTTTTTCCTGTTGATCTTCTAGAAAAATTTGCAGGGATAATTTCAGGTGCTAAATCCTGA
- a CDS encoding thiamine diphosphokinase yields the protein MIMLDDSRFRSILCLNGELPEREFFLRNLPIIAADGAFLKLQKMNIKPHMTIGDFDSVTKEDLKDYDHLHMPDQSSSDFQKCLSYMTEENLLPAIIVGVHGGFVDHIIQNINIFLKTDSAFYAPPIYGFTIKNTEVQRITVKKGQKISLLGMPSAIVDTKGLKWDLNRSELTFPGRSACFNRANQDFVDITVHEGSLLVLIYLEAIDDAGW from the coding sequence ATGATAATGCTGGACGATAGTCGATTTCGTTCCATTCTTTGTCTCAATGGTGAATTACCAGAGCGTGAATTTTTTCTACGCAATTTACCGATAATTGCAGCGGATGGCGCTTTTCTCAAATTGCAGAAAATGAATATTAAACCTCATATGACTATTGGAGATTTCGATAGCGTCACTAAAGAAGATTTAAAGGATTATGATCATCTTCACATGCCTGATCAAAGTTCTTCCGATTTTCAAAAATGTTTATCCTACATGACTGAAGAAAATTTATTGCCTGCAATCATTGTAGGAGTTCATGGCGGTTTTGTTGATCATATCATTCAAAATATTAATATTTTTTTAAAAACAGATTCTGCCTTTTATGCGCCTCCTATTTATGGATTTACAATTAAAAACACAGAGGTTCAGCGAATCACAGTAAAAAAAGGACAGAAAATTTCGTTGTTAGGAATGCCCTCTGCAATTGTCGATACCAAAGGATTAAAATGGGATTTAAATCGGTCAGAATTAACATTCCCAGGGCGTAGCGCTTGTTTTAATCGAGCTAATCAAGATTTTGTTGATATAACTGTTCATGAAGGCAGTTTACTAGTCTTGATTTATTTAGAGGCAATCGATGATGCAGGGTGGTAA
- a CDS encoding dipeptide ABC transporter ATP-binding protein: MSVNQALLQIDNLCVGLKTCDEIRPVVKHVTFSIEAGKTLALVGESGSGKTLTSLSIMQLLPLNGVISQTSTIAFEGKDLLTCTELEMRKIRGGKIGMIFQEAMTALNPVLTIGHQVNEVLRIHKPTMSRKQRHNKIVALLAEVGIAEPASCAKKYPFELSGGMKQRAMIAVALAGEPKLLIADEPTTALDVTIQKQVLDKLKEIQTQRKMGILFITHNLGVVYQMADYVIVMKEGEIVEQAETKQFFQNPQHPYSQQLLTAVADWRNILPCHPPTQKPIAQIENLKIHFPIRKGLFKRVVGSVKAVDGVSLNLYPGRTLALVGESGSGKTTTGLGILQLLSITDGSVIYKGEQLVNAQHAQLQKLRAKFQMIFQDPYSSMNPRMIVKDIIAEGMITQKIGKNEQERDKFVQDLLIKVGLDPEYRYRFPHEFSGGQRQRICIARALAVQPECIICDEPTSSLDVSIQQHVLNLLQSLQSEMQLSYLMITHDFAVVSKMAHDVAVMRAGKIVESGSVEDILIHPQHPYTKELLSAVPHFNHQREQDNESL; encoded by the coding sequence ATGTCAGTGAATCAAGCGCTTTTACAAATTGATAATCTATGTGTTGGATTAAAGACATGCGATGAAATCAGACCTGTTGTGAAGCATGTCACTTTTTCTATTGAAGCGGGTAAAACACTTGCCTTAGTGGGGGAGTCGGGCAGTGGTAAAACGCTGACATCATTGTCAATAATGCAGTTATTACCATTGAATGGTGTGATTTCTCAAACCAGTACTATTGCGTTTGAAGGAAAAGATCTTCTAACGTGCACAGAATTGGAAATGCGAAAAATTCGCGGTGGAAAAATTGGAATGATTTTTCAAGAGGCGATGACAGCATTGAATCCGGTTTTAACAATCGGACATCAAGTTAATGAAGTGTTGAGAATTCATAAGCCAACAATGTCTCGAAAACAGCGCCACAATAAAATCGTAGCTTTATTAGCGGAAGTGGGTATTGCTGAGCCTGCTAGTTGTGCAAAAAAATATCCATTCGAACTTTCGGGTGGAATGAAACAACGAGCTATGATCGCAGTGGCATTAGCGGGTGAACCAAAATTATTGATTGCTGATGAACCCACAACAGCATTAGATGTGACTATACAAAAACAGGTGTTAGATAAGTTAAAAGAAATTCAAACTCAACGTAAAATGGGCATTTTATTTATTACCCATAATCTTGGAGTTGTATATCAAATGGCTGATTATGTTATTGTGATGAAGGAAGGTGAAATCGTTGAACAAGCTGAGACAAAACAATTTTTTCAAAATCCGCAACATCCTTATAGTCAGCAATTATTGACTGCAGTAGCAGATTGGCGAAACATATTACCCTGTCATCCGCCTACACAAAAACCCATTGCACAAATTGAAAATCTCAAGATTCACTTTCCAATCCGAAAAGGATTGTTTAAACGAGTAGTGGGTTCAGTAAAAGCTGTGGACGGAGTGAGTTTAAATCTCTATCCAGGTAGAACGTTGGCGCTGGTAGGTGAATCAGGCTCTGGAAAAACAACAACAGGACTTGGAATTTTACAATTACTATCAATTACTGATGGGAGTGTAATTTACAAGGGTGAACAGCTTGTGAATGCTCAGCACGCGCAATTACAAAAATTACGTGCAAAATTTCAAATGATTTTCCAAGATCCTTATTCGTCAATGAATCCACGAATGATCGTCAAAGATATTATTGCAGAAGGTATGATTACACAAAAAATTGGAAAGAATGAGCAAGAGCGAGATAAATTTGTTCAGGATTTATTAATTAAAGTAGGTTTAGATCCTGAATACCGTTATCGTTTCCCACACGAGTTTTCTGGTGGGCAGCGTCAACGAATTTGTATTGCTCGAGCATTGGCTGTTCAGCCCGAGTGTATCATTTGCGATGAGCCCACAAGCTCATTGGATGTCAGTATACAACAGCACGTTTTAAATTTATTACAATCATTACAATCTGAAATGCAATTATCCTATCTAATGATCACCCATGATTTTGCTGTAGTGTCAAAAATGGCTCACGATGTGGCAGTGATGCGCGCAGGAAAAATTGTGGAGTCGGGTTCTGTTGAAGATATTTTGATACATCCACAACATCCTTACACGAAAGAATTACTGTCCGCAGTTCCTCACTTTAATCACCAGCGAGAACAAGACAATGAGTCACTCTGA
- a CDS encoding nodulation protein NfeD codes for MASLFQCLRNFAILAMIFAGTTGQASQVANPVAYLLEIQGAIGPAVSDFVVRGLEKAQANKAEVVIIQMDTPGGLSESMREINKAILASSVPVVTYVSPSGARAASAGTYILYASHFAVMAPGTNLGAATPVSIGMPGSSEASKDKHESTLEHKATSDATAYIRSLAQLRGRNVQWAMQAVIKAESLSEKEALEKKVIDFSADDIHQLLSELNGRHTEIGGKTVTLLTKNISLEKITPDWRTRFLSVITDPSVAYLLLLVGIYGLFLEFTTPGVTVPGAIGAIALFISVYALQLLPVNYAALGLIILGIGFLISELYITSYGILGLCGAIAFLIGSIMLIDTNVAGFGIPLQLIIGATVITVGLISLIITLVIRAQHTPEVTGREAILISTGEVVAIYDNIIQVRIQGEIWQAKSSSPLHVGQHVKVVEMHGLILQVEPLGES; via the coding sequence ATGGCTTCTTTATTTCAATGTTTGAGAAATTTCGCAATCCTGGCGATGATATTTGCCGGGACTACTGGTCAAGCCAGTCAAGTAGCCAACCCTGTCGCTTATTTGCTTGAAATCCAAGGGGCAATTGGTCCCGCTGTTTCTGATTTCGTGGTGCGTGGACTGGAAAAGGCGCAAGCGAATAAAGCCGAAGTTGTAATCATACAGATGGACACCCCCGGCGGATTATCGGAATCCATGCGAGAGATTAATAAAGCCATTTTAGCTTCGAGCGTACCTGTGGTGACTTATGTATCCCCCAGCGGAGCCCGAGCAGCAAGTGCAGGAACCTACATTCTTTACGCCAGTCATTTTGCGGTTATGGCACCCGGCACGAATTTAGGCGCCGCAACACCTGTATCAATCGGAATGCCAGGATCCTCTGAAGCATCCAAAGACAAACACGAATCCACTCTCGAACATAAAGCAACCAGTGATGCCACCGCCTATATTCGTAGCCTAGCTCAATTACGAGGACGCAATGTTCAGTGGGCAATGCAAGCCGTCATTAAAGCTGAAAGTTTATCTGAGAAAGAAGCGCTAGAAAAAAAAGTGATTGATTTTTCTGCGGACGATATACATCAGTTATTATCCGAATTAAATGGACGTCACACTGAAATTGGGGGCAAAACAGTTACTCTACTAACAAAAAATATCTCCTTAGAAAAAATTACACCTGACTGGAGAACACGATTTTTATCAGTAATCACAGATCCTAGCGTAGCTTACTTACTTTTGTTAGTTGGGATATATGGATTATTTTTAGAATTTACGACACCCGGCGTAACAGTCCCTGGAGCTATAGGCGCAATTGCATTATTTATCTCTGTGTATGCCTTGCAGTTGCTACCAGTAAACTATGCGGCATTAGGATTAATTATTTTAGGCATAGGTTTTTTAATTTCAGAGCTTTATATCACAAGCTACGGAATTTTAGGTCTTTGCGGCGCGATTGCATTTTTAATTGGATCTATTATGTTGATAGATACCAATGTTGCAGGCTTTGGAATTCCATTGCAACTCATTATTGGAGCAACAGTAATAACGGTAGGGCTTATATCATTAATTATAACGCTGGTTATACGAGCACAACACACACCTGAAGTCACAGGACGTGAGGCTATTTTAATTAGCACTGGAGAAGTTGTTGCTATTTACGATAATATTATTCAAGTTCGTATTCAAGGTGAAATTTGGCAAGCCAAATCATCATCGCCGCTGCATGTTGGACAACATGTAAAAGTAGTTGAAATGCATGGTCTTATTTTACAGGTTGAACCATTGGGAGAATCGTAA
- a CDS encoding helix-turn-helix transcriptional regulator has protein sequence MFHENTIREAINTYNKSTDCIFWKDLQSNYRMMNNEFARLVGFKSSNASFNNFNDFAMPCEASDLADKFIAADQEVIRTGKPVTSIEYCRYIDGAWRVHYDRKSPLFNSRGEMIGISSHAMDVTDCPIMRSVIALTSPIGKCHRINQQQSYQLKTNYDNFDLSVLQSEILFLMLRGMSSKEIARRLGRSPRTIEKHRTKIKEKMGCQNQSQLFEKTIASGAGLFIPQSLLGKKEKSG, from the coding sequence ATGTTTCATGAAAACACTATCCGAGAAGCGATTAATACATACAATAAATCCACTGATTGCATTTTTTGGAAAGATTTGCAAAGCAACTATCGAATGATGAATAATGAATTTGCGAGATTGGTAGGCTTTAAATCATCTAATGCTTCATTTAATAACTTTAATGATTTTGCAATGCCCTGCGAAGCCTCAGACTTAGCTGATAAATTTATCGCTGCAGACCAGGAAGTGATACGCACAGGTAAACCCGTCACTAGTATCGAATATTGTCGCTATATCGACGGTGCTTGGAGAGTACATTATGATAGAAAATCTCCTTTATTTAATTCAAGAGGAGAAATGATAGGGATATCCTCTCATGCAATGGATGTGACTGACTGTCCAATAATGCGATCTGTAATAGCACTGACTTCACCGATTGGGAAATGCCATCGAATTAATCAGCAACAATCTTATCAACTGAAAACGAATTATGATAATTTTGATTTGAGCGTACTCCAATCAGAAATATTATTTTTGATGCTTCGAGGTATGTCGTCAAAGGAAATTGCGCGACGTTTAGGCAGAAGTCCTAGAACCATTGAAAAGCACCGTACAAAAATAAAAGAAAAAATGGGCTGCCAAAATCAATCTCAATTGTTTGAGAAAACAATTGCCAGCGGGGCTGGCCTATTTATCCCTCAATCTCTGCTTGGTAAGAAAGAAAAAAGCGGTTGA
- a CDS encoding YdgA family protein — translation MKKLVITMLCVGGLLLILPFGMGILAEQVIKRNYTGLDIEHYHRGWFSSTATINVRLHSAKLSGAISKYLSPLLQVEYQLASEKNIPFVLDLSIQHGPVIFQSNNNFNIRFGLALINSSVDLPWNDHGIRWIKKIVGDKKLVTSASLIHYFGDVSNESKVADVNYTDVDNNWQLKWSGLRMISDASNDMKKFAFNSTIAPVFVSDLKGNPIFSSSPVQIDVDMKQGIYTLWFGDLNFRVDNIKLISNSRPIMAISGIKAAQHSDFKDEKITTVMKYQVDKLELQDQHYGPTNLVVQVNGLSGRELKSVSERVRIMDLESMPEEQLRWVGLQLLPDLIHMINGASLDVAFNTKAPAGDVNIKLAIATTAQEKGIVDPFVLAKSITGQCALTIPKSLLKSILSNEAEIAINAAITKNAKERAELPDYTQATQIAETAADEHLASLQQDGWLIIKGENYVGNYELKEGKLFSNGKLMFDFLGIFQLPISIETH, via the coding sequence ATGAAAAAGCTAGTTATCACCATGCTATGTGTTGGTGGCCTATTGTTAATTTTGCCATTTGGAATGGGGATTCTGGCGGAACAAGTAATTAAAAGAAACTATACCGGATTGGATATAGAGCATTATCATCGGGGTTGGTTTAGCTCCACAGCAACAATTAACGTTCGATTACATTCCGCCAAACTTTCTGGGGCGATTTCAAAATATTTATCACCACTACTCCAAGTTGAATATCAATTGGCGAGCGAAAAAAATATTCCTTTTGTCCTCGATTTATCCATTCAGCATGGACCTGTTATATTTCAGAGCAATAACAATTTTAATATTCGATTCGGACTCGCATTAATAAATTCCTCAGTTGATTTACCCTGGAACGATCACGGAATACGATGGATAAAAAAAATTGTTGGTGATAAAAAATTAGTGACTAGTGCATCATTGATTCACTATTTTGGTGATGTATCTAATGAGTCTAAGGTCGCTGATGTCAATTATACGGATGTTGATAATAATTGGCAATTAAAATGGTCAGGTCTCAGAATGATAAGTGATGCCTCAAATGATATGAAAAAATTTGCTTTTAATAGCACAATAGCTCCGGTTTTCGTCTCTGATTTGAAGGGAAATCCAATTTTTAGTTCATCACCAGTTCAGATTGATGTCGATATGAAGCAGGGAATTTATACTTTATGGTTTGGAGATTTGAATTTTAGAGTCGATAACATAAAGCTAATAAGCAATTCAAGACCAATTATGGCTATTTCTGGAATCAAGGCGGCTCAACACAGCGATTTTAAAGATGAAAAAATAACGACAGTGATGAAATATCAAGTAGATAAATTAGAGCTACAAGATCAACATTATGGTCCTACAAATTTAGTTGTTCAAGTGAATGGCCTTTCTGGAAGAGAATTAAAATCTGTTTCTGAAAGGGTGAGGATTATGGATTTAGAATCCATGCCAGAAGAACAATTACGATGGGTTGGGTTGCAGTTGTTGCCCGATCTAATACATATGATTAATGGGGCTTCTCTTGATGTTGCATTTAATACAAAAGCTCCAGCGGGTGATGTCAATATAAAATTAGCTATAGCTACAACAGCTCAAGAGAAGGGGATTGTTGACCCATTCGTTTTGGCTAAAAGCATAACAGGGCAATGTGCTCTCACGATTCCGAAGTCTTTGCTTAAATCAATATTATCCAATGAGGCTGAAATAGCGATTAATGCCGCAATAACTAAAAATGCAAAAGAACGAGCGGAGTTGCCTGATTATACTCAAGCCACGCAGATAGCAGAAACCGCGGCAGATGAGCATTTGGCCTCACTGCAACAGGATGGATGGTTAATTATCAAGGGTGAAAATTATGTAGGAAATTATGAGTTGAAAGAAGGTAAACTTTTCTCAAATGGAAAACTCATGTTTGATTTTCTAGGGATTTTTCAGTTGCCAATATCAATTGAGACGCATTAA
- a CDS encoding ABC transporter permease: protein MLFQWVILTTDALLYLLLISVLIFIFWVRRHEQWLLPWQQVGRNKLAMVACIVLILFSVVAVLDSIHFRPAVVKGNHQQRYYSAHVVSVLDQILAPIGQQYEQTYSAPMATHSFVKSNITFPTGQQNRNYPPLAHYHILGTDKVGADVFYQSLKSVRTGIIIGTITTLVMLPFALLLGMMAGFFGGWIDDIIQYLYTTLSSIPGVLLISASVISIQVYISNHPMTFQTNAERADIRLLALCVILGVTSWTSLCRLLRAETLKIREMDYVRAATALGVTRFKIILRHIFPNVLHIVLITIVLDFSSLVLAEAVLSYVGVGVDPTSFSWGNMINSARLDLAREPAVWWPLFSAFLFMFTLVLAANLFSDAVRDAFDPRLRDAH from the coding sequence ATGCTATTCCAATGGGTAATATTAACAACAGATGCGTTGCTATATCTATTATTGATTAGTGTGTTAATTTTTATTTTTTGGGTGCGTCGACATGAACAATGGCTTTTGCCTTGGCAACAAGTTGGGCGCAATAAACTGGCAATGGTGGCGTGTATTGTATTAATTTTGTTTTCAGTCGTTGCGGTTTTAGATTCAATTCATTTTAGGCCAGCTGTGGTCAAAGGTAATCATCAACAACGTTATTATTCTGCACATGTCGTCAGTGTTCTTGATCAAATTTTGGCTCCAATAGGTCAGCAATACGAACAAACCTATTCGGCACCTATGGCAACTCATTCATTTGTGAAATCTAATATTACCTTTCCAACTGGCCAACAAAATCGTAATTATCCACCGCTTGCTCATTACCACATTTTAGGAACTGATAAAGTAGGCGCCGATGTTTTTTACCAATCCCTTAAAAGTGTGCGTACAGGGATTATTATAGGCACTATTACGACCCTAGTCATGTTACCTTTTGCTTTGCTTTTGGGAATGATGGCAGGCTTTTTTGGTGGATGGATTGATGACATTATTCAGTATCTCTATACAACCTTAAGTTCTATACCGGGTGTGCTACTAATTTCAGCGTCAGTTATTTCCATTCAGGTTTATATCAGTAATCATCCAATGACATTTCAAACCAACGCTGAACGTGCTGATATTCGATTGCTCGCTTTGTGTGTGATTTTGGGTGTAACAAGTTGGACATCGTTGTGTCGTTTATTGAGAGCTGAAACTTTGAAAATCCGAGAAATGGATTATGTTAGGGCGGCAACTGCTCTCGGTGTAACGAGATTCAAAATAATTTTACGTCATATTTTTCCGAACGTTCTGCATATTGTTTTGATCACTATCGTGCTTGATTTTAGTTCGTTAGTTCTTGCTGAAGCAGTTTTGTCTTATGTTGGCGTTGGCGTGGATCCAACGTCATTTAGTTGGGGAAATATGATTAATAGTGCGCGTTTGGATCTTGCGAGAGAACCGGCTGTATGGTGGCCACTTTTTTCTGCATTTCTGTTTATGTTCACGCTCGTATTAGCGGCTAATCTTTTTTCAGATGCTGTGCGTGACGCTTTTGATCCACGATTACGGGATGCACATTAA
- a CDS encoding enoyl-CoA hydratase/isomerase family protein, with amino-acid sequence MSHSDIEITQLPAKKGEIALITLNRPQALNALTMSMCKIIDGHLLQWQQDDNIKAVIIQGAGDRAFCAGGDVRIVSEIARTDSEQAMNFFRQEYQMNRRLFHFNKPYVALLHGITMGGGLGVSVHGSHRVADESLQLAMPETGIGFYPDIGGSHFLSHCPGKLGWYLGLSGDIVNAYDALYLGLIDFVIDKRDFANVIEEMTTLDFDHDAHMQVSELLKRWQLTVQQSPLLNDQIEIDRCFSASTIEEIIQNLSASTSERCAVILALLKQKSPTSLKITFKLLNQALLQDFDACMDFELKLTERFLQHPDFAEGVRAAIIDKDRKPRWQPANLSEVDDDLLAQWAT; translated from the coding sequence ATGAGTCACTCTGATATTGAAATCACTCAACTCCCTGCAAAAAAAGGTGAAATTGCTTTAATCACATTGAATAGGCCTCAAGCGCTCAATGCGCTTACCATGTCCATGTGTAAGATTATTGATGGGCATCTTCTGCAATGGCAGCAAGACGACAATATTAAGGCAGTGATAATTCAAGGTGCGGGTGATCGTGCATTTTGTGCAGGAGGTGATGTGCGTATTGTAAGTGAAATTGCGCGCACTGATTCAGAACAAGCAATGAATTTTTTTAGACAAGAATATCAAATGAATCGTCGATTATTTCATTTTAATAAACCGTATGTTGCTTTATTGCATGGAATTACGATGGGCGGTGGGTTAGGAGTTTCTGTGCATGGTTCTCATCGTGTTGCCGACGAATCTCTTCAATTAGCTATGCCCGAAACAGGTATTGGTTTTTATCCGGACATAGGCGGTAGTCATTTTTTATCTCATTGTCCAGGAAAATTAGGTTGGTATCTTGGTTTATCGGGCGATATAGTGAATGCGTATGATGCATTATATCTAGGATTAATCGATTTTGTTATTGATAAACGAGATTTCGCTAATGTGATCGAAGAAATGACAACGTTAGATTTTGATCATGATGCGCACATGCAAGTTTCAGAGTTATTGAAACGTTGGCAATTGACTGTTCAGCAAAGCCCATTATTAAATGATCAAATCGAAATTGATCGCTGCTTTTCTGCAAGTACAATTGAAGAAATTATTCAGAATTTATCAGCATCAACATCTGAAAGATGCGCCGTGATTTTAGCTCTTCTCAAACAAAAATCGCCTACCAGTCTTAAAATAACATTTAAACTTTTAAATCAAGCATTGTTACAAGATTTTGATGCGTGCATGGATTTCGAGTTGAAACTCACAGAACGTTTTTTGCAGCACCCCGATTTTGCTGAAGGCGTTCGCGCAGCCATCATCGATAAAGATCGTAAACCTCGTTGGCAGCCTGCGAATCTGAGCGAAGTGGACGATGATTTGCTGGCGCAATGGGCTACGTAA
- a CDS encoding pyridoxal phosphate-dependent aminotransferase: protein MLKTPISQPREGDRIMALHSLAKRHSENTGKQIAIAGIGKPTFPANQHFLESIIASWQTLDENAKKSDELLSHYEEQIRQSSDPDKIAREGYPLDLLQEIHALNAHEERPDNPAGLLSARENMASALTRLYRLPTERPFHYDHILFTVGGSSGIASFFMAINSNKPHGRIITPSPYYPLHAGGGRKNRLHTFDVLKLPGYKLNPQVLFEAISTAKRQAFLDGGEISAFVFCYPNNPTGATLSAEEWRAIANIILEDDTLKSTPILLDESYAEMHLDGQDHYSLVEVAPELEDRIVLLRSGTKGMSLAGERVAILACKNKKLLAEIVQAHSNFCGHAPIICSKAYAYAMTKLDAEEEALISSYYGSMVEFVYNALIDIGAAMPDKNYTVSGTFYVLADLSDCLGIEPHSDTKQALPEMTHIIDDETLVKDLIFRKQIMLCPLSYFGVNSKKGYVRITCSDVVDCEYIINQLGDFLAEVRKEKLDKLDTKIKTRLEFLAIYDSNEARMLNNEYSTTFNQALLQYNEQMDLTGKDAKQLKNLQLKLKAFSVQVGAKILCKKPNGELEAAIRITAFAQMIITRARTKKFQQKMDICWYEWVESTLPEKYHVAKKRVLASERLAANPQWRNQRLQCFEQGMHFFAKPASNTNSTSSSDKAIGLIAQNEKFAPKI from the coding sequence ATGTTAAAAACTCCCATTAGTCAGCCTCGAGAGGGCGATAGGATAATGGCACTTCACAGTCTTGCTAAGCGACACAGTGAAAACACAGGCAAACAGATAGCCATTGCTGGTATAGGCAAACCAACCTTTCCTGCAAATCAGCACTTTCTAGAAAGTATCATTGCAAGTTGGCAGACACTTGATGAGAATGCGAAAAAAAGTGATGAACTACTTAGTCATTACGAGGAGCAGATAAGACAATCCTCAGACCCCGACAAAATTGCTCGGGAAGGTTATCCATTAGACCTTTTACAAGAAATTCACGCACTTAATGCTCATGAAGAGAGACCCGATAATCCTGCTGGACTTCTCAGTGCTCGTGAAAACATGGCTAGCGCATTGACCCGATTATACCGTTTGCCGACTGAGAGACCGTTTCACTATGATCACATTCTTTTCACGGTAGGTGGATCATCAGGTATAGCCTCCTTTTTTATGGCCATTAACTCGAACAAACCACATGGTCGTATCATCACTCCATCGCCTTATTATCCATTACATGCGGGCGGTGGCAGAAAAAATCGTCTTCATACATTCGATGTGTTGAAACTGCCAGGTTACAAACTTAATCCTCAAGTTTTGTTTGAAGCGATTAGCACTGCAAAAAGACAAGCTTTTCTAGATGGAGGAGAAATCAGCGCTTTTGTATTTTGCTACCCCAATAATCCGACTGGTGCAACACTATCGGCAGAAGAATGGCGAGCTATTGCAAATATTATTTTGGAAGATGATACATTAAAGTCAACGCCAATTCTCCTGGACGAGTCCTATGCAGAAATGCATTTGGACGGGCAAGATCACTATTCACTTGTGGAAGTCGCGCCAGAGCTAGAAGATCGAATCGTGCTGTTGAGGTCTGGAACCAAAGGTATGTCACTGGCAGGTGAGCGCGTCGCCATATTAGCCTGCAAAAATAAGAAACTTCTCGCTGAAATTGTGCAAGCGCATTCAAACTTCTGTGGGCATGCTCCTATTATCTGTTCTAAAGCTTATGCCTATGCCATGACAAAACTTGATGCAGAAGAGGAAGCTTTAATCAGTAGTTACTATGGTTCTATGGTGGAATTTGTTTATAACGCTCTTATCGATATAGGTGCTGCCATGCCTGATAAAAATTACACGGTCAGCGGTACATTTTACGTATTAGCTGATTTGAGTGATTGTTTAGGCATTGAACCACATTCAGATACAAAACAAGCACTGCCTGAAATGACGCATATTATTGATGATGAAACACTTGTTAAAGATCTTATTTTTCGTAAGCAGATCATGCTGTGTCCATTATCGTATTTTGGCGTAAACTCTAAAAAAGGTTATGTGCGAATTACTTGCAGCGACGTAGTAGATTGCGAATATATTATCAATCAATTAGGTGATTTTCTTGCAGAGGTACGTAAAGAAAAATTAGATAAATTGGACACCAAAATTAAAACGCGTCTTGAATTTCTCGCTATCTATGATAGTAATGAAGCAAGAATGCTCAATAATGAATACAGCACTACATTCAATCAAGCACTATTGCAATATAACGAACAAATGGATCTCACTGGGAAAGATGCGAAACAGTTAAAAAACCTTCAGCTAAAATTAAAAGCGTTTTCTGTTCAGGTCGGTGCAAAAATTCTTTGTAAAAAGCCTAATGGAGAGCTCGAAGCAGCTATCCGAATCACTGCCTTTGCTCAAATGATCATCACAAGAGCAAGAACGAAGAAATTTCAACAGAAAATGGATATATGTTGGTACGAATGGGTCGAATCAACATTACCCGAAAAATATCACGTTGCAAAAAAAAGAGTACTCGCTAGTGAGCGGTTGGCAGCTAATCCTCAGTGGCGCAATCAACGTCTTCAATGCTTTGAACAGGGAATGCATTTTTTTGCAAAACCAGCGAGTAATACAAATAGCACGAGTTCTAGCGATAAAGCTATTGGGCTCATTGCACAGAATGAAAAATTTGCCCCTAAAATTTAA